The DNA segment TTTCGGCAGTCAAATGCTCTTCTTTTAAAAAATGATTTCGCATCATCCTTGAACCTTCCGGTATACCCTTTAGGTATTTATTGGTCAATAAGCCTTGCGCCAAAGGCGAAAATGCGATTAATCCAACACCCCGTTTATCAACCACATCCAACAGCTCATCTTCCACCCATCGGTTAAACATACTATAACGTGCCTGATGAATTAGACAAGGAGTACCCAGTTCACGCAGAATAGACTCGGCCTCGCGCGTTTTATCTGCCGGATAATTCGAGATACCAGCATACAAGGCTTTTCCCTGTCTTACAACATGATCCAGAGCCATCATGGTTTCTTCCAGGGGAGTATCCGGATCAAAACGATGCGAATAGAATATGTCCACATAATCCAAGCGCATCCGCTTTAGACTTTGATCCAAACTAGAAATTAAATTCTTACGTGAGCCCCATTCTCCATAAGGACCAGGCCACATATAATACCCTGCTTTGGTCGATATCAGCATTTCGTCGCGATAGGCCTTTAAATGCTGATGAGCTATTTTTCCGAAATTCTCTTCTGCACTTCCTGGTTCAGGCCCGTAATTATTGGCCAAATCAAAGTGGGTAATCCCTTTATCAAAAGCCTCAAAAATAATGGCTTTCCCATTCTCAAAAACATCCACAGATCCAAAGTTGTGCCATAAACCCAGAGATATGGCCGGCAATTTAATTCCACTTCTACCACATCGCTGATAACACATTTGGTCATATCTTGTTTTTCTTGCCTGATGTTGCATCTCTTTCTATTTTTTAGTCTATAAAATATTAATCAGTTAAAAATAATATCATTTTTTCAATTGCACGTTGGCATACAGCACAAAACTCTGGGGCTTCATTCGATTTCATACGACAATCGTAAGCCGGACGATAAACTCCCTTGGCCACATAACCTCCTCCTTCAAAAACACCTACTTGATTAAAATATCTTTCCTCAGCAGGCGTAGGCACAGGAATGTTTTTATCCACCATATCCTTCCATTTACCATCAAAATCTATTAAAGTCGTTAAATTCGGCTGCCATGGCTCAATAGACTGGTTAAAATAATCACTATAACTCACATCCGATGTATAATACTCATCACCCAAACCTGCAAAAGCATGACCGAACTCATGAACAAAAACGGTTAAAGATCGCTCATTATCCACAGATGACAAAGAAAAATGATTAAAGATACCACCGCCTCCATACTTATCCGTATTGGCAATCACACAAATCTGATCATAAGGCACTAAAGCAGCGTAATCTCTAATTATAAAAACAGATGTACTAGCCAAATAACGATCGGAATTAAGCGTATTAAAACTCGATTTCAAGGCTGTATCCTTCCAGATATCTTTACGAGGGTCAGAGACTCCGGACTCTTCAGAAATTGCATCCACCACCCAAATATTAAATTTCTTCTGATATTTATGAAAGGGGCCTTGAGTGAGCAAATAATCACTCATTTTACGCACATCCCTATGAAACTTTTTCATTTCTCGTTTTGTATAGCCATCTCCAACAAATACAATATCCACACACGCATCGGTCGACCCATTATCTATCAACTTATGGGTATCAACATGCTTTAGCTGCGATTTAGAAACACTGTAATCCTGCGGATTAAATTCTCCACTAAACAACTTAACAAAGGCGCCGTTTCGGTCTCTTTGCTCGATAGAAAGCAAAATATTATTTTTGGGACACGGTATGGTTAATGTATTGAAAAAACTCTTTTCCAACACTTCTGCCTCCTGACTCGTCTGCCACTCTTCAAATAGGGTGCAAAAACCACGTGTGAAAATGACAATATTACTTGCAACATCTTTAACAACCACCCTAAACTGTCCATAATCAAATGGGTCAATCGTTTTTTGCAACGACCCACCAAAATGTGGTTCCTTTTTTAATTCATAAAGCGAAACATGGGTATCAGCCGCACCACCACTTAACACAAAATCTATCCTTAAACTTCCTTGGTCGAAATAATGCTGGTACTGAGAATAAACATTTAAACATAAAAGAAAAAAAAATAGAAGAATTATTACGGACTGTTTCATGTAGGAACGATTTTACTTTTATTTTTGTAAGATTTACAAGGTACGAATAATAGAATTTAAAAATAATAATCCATGTCAAATATCATCAACAAAGCACAGGATGACGCCCAAAACTTAACATCATCCTTAGACAAGCTAATGCAACGCACCGGACTTAACGAGGAGCTTATCAATTACTTAACAATCTTTACCTTAGTCATCCTGGCCATTACATTGGCAAAACTAGCTCATTTTTTTGCAAAAAAATACCTGGTCCATGCTGTTGAACGGTTAATGGAGAAAACAAAATCAAAATACGATGATTTTTTTGTAAAACGTAAATTAATCAAAAGAACAGCCCTTCTGGTTCCTGCATTTGTCATCTATGGTTTTACGGACTTACTTTTCAAACCATATCCTCAAATATATACCATACTCCATAATGTAGTCTCATCCTACTTTATAATAGTAGTTTTACTAATGATAGACTCATTTTTAAAAGCTACCCAAGACATTTACAATTCCCAACCCTACAGCAAAGACAAGCCCATTAAAGGATACGTCCAGGGTGTACAGCTGGTATTTACATTGATTGGTATTCTCACCATTATATCCATCATTTTTAATGTAAAGCTAACAGTTGTTTTTACTGGTTTGGGAGCCATCGCTGCTGTTTTAATATTGGTATTCAAAGACACCATCCTTGGTTTTGTGGCTAGTATTCAACTGTCGGCCAACAATATGGTAAAGCCAGGCGACTGGATTGTCATGCCTTCACGGAACGCTGACGGAACAGTATTGGAAATCACCCTCAACACCGTAAAAATTCAAAACTGGGACAAAACCATTTCCACGGTTCCAACATATGCACTGGTAAGTGAGAGCTTTACAAACTGGAAAGGCATGGAAGAGTCAGGTGGCAGGCGAATAAAACGCTCCATCAACATCGATATGAAATCGGTCAGTTTTTGCACACCTCATATGATCAAAAAATTTAAGAAAGTAAAATTCTTACAAGAATACATCCAAGGCAAACTAAGCGAATTGGAAGAATACAACAAACAATTTGACATTGACGAATCATCAGCCATCAATGGCAGAAACTTGACCAACCTTGGTGTTTTTAGAAAATACCTGGAAAGCTATCTCACTCACCACCCCAAAATACACAATAACATGACCTTTTTGGTAAGGCACCTTCAACCCACCGAAAAAGGACTACCCATAGAGATTTATGTTTTTAGTAAGGACCAAGAATGGGCAAACTACGAATCTATTCAGGCAGATATCTTTGATCACATATTGGCTGTTATTCCCGAATTTTACTTACGTGTATTTCAGTTTCCGACAGAAGAAGTTTCAAATCAACAAATATTTGAAGAATAGAAGTTTATTTCTGAATATCAGGGATATTGCATCATTTTTACAAATAATATGGGCGACTTATGAAAAATCAGCTTATAATTCATTAGTCACATTTAGGAATATAGATTAATATTTGAATAAAAATGACAAATATTATTGAATATTAGGTACTGATTTTATATTTTTGTGCGGATTTATCAGCAAAACCACACAAATAATTACAAATCATAACCATCACATCAATCATGGACAACCAACAAATTGATAGTTTAGACAAAAAGATATTATCTCTTATCACCAAAAATGCACGTATTCCTTTTTTGGAAGTAGCAAGAGAATGTAAGGTATCGGGTGCAGCTATCCACCAACGCATACAGCGCTTGATGAACTTAGAGGTGATCAAAGGATCTGAATTTATAGTAAATCCAGCCAAGATAGGCTATCACACCTGTGCGTTTATGGGTATCTTTCTAAAAAAAGCGAGCCTATTCAATAAGGTAGTAGAGATGCTACACGACATTCCACAGATTACAGAATGCCACTATACAACAGGTTCATATGCTATTTTCATTAAAATTTATGCTAAAAATAACGAGGATCTAAAACGCATGTTGCACGATAAGTTACAAGCCATTACAGGCATCTCGTCTACCGAAACCATTATTTCTCTTGAAGAAACATTTAAAAGACAATTACCTATTGAATAATATGAATAGGAACTAAGACAGCTAATTTATAACTTCCACTCATTATCAATGATCTTTTTGAGTGGAGGTATAAATCTAATAAAGTTAGCATTTAACAAATTTATGATCGGATCATATTTTACCAACTTACAATAATTGTCTTCATCAATATCCCACAATATTCTTTTATCATATTTACTATTGGAAGTAGACAATACAAGATGAGGTAAAATATTACTAGTAGCTCCGATTTCTATTTCCTCTTTTTTTATGACTCCCTTTGCTATCAAGGCTGGGTGAATTTCAAAAAAGTTATATGTGTTATCTCCCAAATAAAGGTTAAAAGACAATCTCTCAACCAGCGGAACCTGAAAATAAAAATTAAAAACCTCTTTTTCATCCACAATATGCATCGAAATAAAATTATTATGCATATTATCAGGAGTAAAATGAATCTTCCAATCCAGCTGCTTATGATCAACAAACAACTCTTTAAGGCCTAGCCAAAATAAAATACGCGGCCAAACCACTAATTTAAAATGATCACTCCATTCATTTTGAGCTTTGAGTTCCTTAACATTAACAAGATTTAAATCTACAATTGGAATTTTCATATGTTTATAATTTGTCTTTCAATGGTCATCTGGAAGGCATCACCTCCATCTTTTAGATGCATAAAACAGACTTATTCATGGCGGACTTCATGCCTTGCATTAATTTTAAAGCCTTCCATAAAACGTGCCCCATACTTCTGCATCAACAAATACAATATCGGTAACTGCACCACCCTTATTACTTTTTTCATCTCATACTTTACGCTATTACAATTGACTATGATAGGCCAATTGTTTCGCTTGCTTTTCATGATCAAAAACAAAGTCGAGACGTCCCAAATTAATACCACCCCATCCGGTTTGATTAATGACAACATTTTCCTCATTGATATTTTGCACGAGAGTCGGATTTTTTAAAAAAGTATGGGTATGTCCACCTAATATCACATCAATGTACCTTGTATTTTTTGCCACTTCCACATCATCTACTTTATCTTCCTTGTACTCATACCCCAGATGCGACAGTGCGACCACCATATTACACTTTTTGTCATTTTTTAGGAATCCGGCCAGCTTATCCCCTTCTCGTATAGGATCTTTATATTCCACCCCTTTGTAATTCAGAGATGTAACTAGCCCCTTCAGTTCGATCCCCAAACCAATAATCCCAATTTTAATGGGTCCTTTTTCAATTATCCTATACGGAAGTGTCAGTCCTTTCAAGGCTGAGTTTTCCACGTCATAATTACTACATATAAAAGGAAATTTTGATTTTCGTATTTGAGAAGCCAAGTCCTCTATCCCATTATCAAATTCATGGTTACCTATGGTACTAGCATCATATCCCATATCTCCCATTAATTTTATATCAAGTTCTCCTTTATAAAAATTAAAATACGGCGTGCCTTGAAAAATATCACCAGAGTCCAATAATAAAACATGCTCCTCCTGAGCACGCACATGCTTTACCAAGGCAAACCGTCTGGCATACCCACCTTTACCGGCATATTTCGAATGATTTTCGGGGAAGGGATTTATATGACTATGTACATCATTCGTATGCAAAATAGTAATTTTAACTGCACCCCCACCCATAGAGCAAGCCGGTAAACCAACTACTCCCGCAAGCGATCCCAAGGTTAAAGCCTTTAAAAGCCGTCTTCTTTCTTTGTCCATAATCTTCTAGTTGAAAATAATTCTGCCCTGAATTTTTGCCTTTATTTTTTTGTCCCTACTGTGGAGCTCTTGTATGCTCTCAATAATGGCCTCCCTTAACTTTGACCCGATAGCCTGCATAAATAAAGGCCTCATTATCATACCATAATGATCACCTCCATTGGCCAAATAATCAGACGTAGCCAAGAAATAATTATGACTATCACGAACAATCTCACCCCCTATCATCAACTGGACGACT comes from the Saccharicrinis fermentans DSM 9555 = JCM 21142 genome and includes:
- a CDS encoding aldo/keto reductase, producing the protein MQHQARKTRYDQMCYQRCGRSGIKLPAISLGLWHNFGSVDVFENGKAIIFEAFDKGITHFDLANNYGPEPGSAEENFGKIAHQHLKAYRDEMLISTKAGYYMWPGPYGEWGSRKNLISSLDQSLKRMRLDYVDIFYSHRFDPDTPLEETMMALDHVVRQGKALYAGISNYPADKTREAESILRELGTPCLIHQARYSMFNRWVEDELLDVVDKRGVGLIAFSPLAQGLLTNKYLKGIPEGSRMMRNHFLKEEHLTAEKLEVISKLNELALDRGQSLAQMAIAWLLKDPRVSSVLVGASSVRQLNDSLESLRNRAFTRDELDRIEGILKAIE
- a CDS encoding M64 family metallopeptidase, yielding MKQSVIILLFFFLLCLNVYSQYQHYFDQGSLRIDFVLSGGAADTHVSLYELKKEPHFGGSLQKTIDPFDYGQFRVVVKDVASNIVIFTRGFCTLFEEWQTSQEAEVLEKSFFNTLTIPCPKNNILLSIEQRDRNGAFVKLFSGEFNPQDYSVSKSQLKHVDTHKLIDNGSTDACVDIVFVGDGYTKREMKKFHRDVRKMSDYLLTQGPFHKYQKKFNIWVVDAISEESGVSDPRKDIWKDTALKSSFNTLNSDRYLASTSVFIIRDYAALVPYDQICVIANTDKYGGGGIFNHFSLSSVDNERSLTVFVHEFGHAFAGLGDEYYTSDVSYSDYFNQSIEPWQPNLTTLIDFDGKWKDMVDKNIPVPTPAEERYFNQVGVFEGGGYVAKGVYRPAYDCRMKSNEAPEFCAVCQRAIEKMILFLTD
- a CDS encoding mechanosensitive ion channel family protein, which encodes MSNIINKAQDDAQNLTSSLDKLMQRTGLNEELINYLTIFTLVILAITLAKLAHFFAKKYLVHAVERLMEKTKSKYDDFFVKRKLIKRTALLVPAFVIYGFTDLLFKPYPQIYTILHNVVSSYFIIVVLLMIDSFLKATQDIYNSQPYSKDKPIKGYVQGVQLVFTLIGILTIISIIFNVKLTVVFTGLGAIAAVLILVFKDTILGFVASIQLSANNMVKPGDWIVMPSRNADGTVLEITLNTVKIQNWDKTISTVPTYALVSESFTNWKGMEESGGRRIKRSINIDMKSVSFCTPHMIKKFKKVKFLQEYIQGKLSELEEYNKQFDIDESSAINGRNLTNLGVFRKYLESYLTHHPKIHNNMTFLVRHLQPTEKGLPIEIYVFSKDQEWANYESIQADIFDHILAVIPEFYLRVFQFPTEEVSNQQIFEE
- a CDS encoding Lrp/AsnC ligand binding domain-containing protein yields the protein MDNQQIDSLDKKILSLITKNARIPFLEVARECKVSGAAIHQRIQRLMNLEVIKGSEFIVNPAKIGYHTCAFMGIFLKKASLFNKVVEMLHDIPQITECHYTTGSYAIFIKIYAKNNEDLKRMLHDKLQAITGISSTETIISLEETFKRQLPIE
- a CDS encoding bifunctional metallophosphatase/5'-nucleotidase, with the protein product MDKERRRLLKALTLGSLAGVVGLPACSMGGGAVKITILHTNDVHSHINPFPENHSKYAGKGGYARRFALVKHVRAQEEHVLLLDSGDIFQGTPYFNFYKGELDIKLMGDMGYDASTIGNHEFDNGIEDLASQIRKSKFPFICSNYDVENSALKGLTLPYRIIEKGPIKIGIIGLGIELKGLVTSLNYKGVEYKDPIREGDKLAGFLKNDKKCNMVVALSHLGYEYKEDKVDDVEVAKNTRYIDVILGGHTHTFLKNPTLVQNINEENVVINQTGWGGINLGRLDFVFDHEKQAKQLAYHSQL